The Solibacillus sp. FSL W7-1436 genome window below encodes:
- the uvrA gene encoding excinuclease ABC subunit UvrA gives MKNTEIVVQGARAHNLKNIDVTIPRDKIVVVTGLSGSGKSSLAFDTIYAEGQRRYVESLSAYARQFLGQMDKPDVDTIEGLSPAISIDQKTTSRNPRSTVGTVTEIYDYLRLLFARIGKPYCPTHGIEITSQTVEQMVDRLMEYPERTKMQLLAPVIEGKKGTHVKLLEDLKKQGFVRIRVNGELRDLDDNIELDKNKKHTIEVVVDRVVVKEGNETRLSDSLEAALRIADGRVLVDVIDHEELLFSEHHACPICGFSIGELEPRMFSFNSPFGACPTCDGLGSKAKADIDLVIHNWDLTLLENAIAPWESVSSNYYPQLLASVCKHYNIPMDVPVKEIPKEKMDKILYGSGKEKILFEYTNDYGSVHKKNIEFEGVIANIERRFTDSSSDYVRESMRKYMTEQPCATCKGHRLKKETLAVKIKDQNISEATRHSIQEMYDFFSSIELTEKERQIAKLIIREVIERLRFLLDVGLNYLTLARSAGTLSGGEAQRIRLATQIGSRLTGVLYILDEPSIGLHQRDNDRLINTLVNMRDLGNTLIIVEHDEDTMMAADHLIDIGPGAGVHGGQVIAQGTPKQVMKNKESITGQYLSGKKFIPLPLERRKSDGRKIKIKGASENNLKSVSVDIPLGQFIAVTGVSGSGKSTLINEILYKSLASKLNRAKVKPGKHKAIEGLEQLEKVIDVDQSPIGRTPRSNPATYIGVFDDIRDVFAMTNEAKVRGYKKGRFSFNVKGGRCEACRGDGIIKIEMHFLPDVYVPCEVCHGKRYNRETLEVKYKDKNISDILEMTVEDALEFFGNLPRIQRKLQTIVDVGLGYVKLGQPATTLSGGEAQRVKLASELHRRSTGKSFYILDEPTTGLHADDISRLLLVLQRLVENGETVLVIEHNLDVIKTADHIIDLGPEGGEGGGTILATGTPEKIAEVEESYTGRYLKPILERDRERMESRIKEAQNK, from the coding sequence GTGAAAAATACAGAAATTGTCGTACAAGGTGCACGAGCGCATAATTTAAAAAATATTGATGTCACAATTCCTCGCGATAAAATTGTCGTTGTGACAGGGCTTTCAGGTTCCGGTAAATCGTCATTGGCATTCGATACGATTTATGCGGAAGGGCAGCGTCGTTATGTTGAATCATTGTCCGCGTATGCACGCCAGTTTTTAGGGCAAATGGACAAGCCGGATGTCGATACAATTGAAGGACTGTCACCGGCTATCTCGATCGACCAGAAGACGACGAGCCGTAACCCGCGCTCGACTGTCGGAACAGTAACGGAAATTTACGATTATTTGCGACTGCTTTTTGCACGTATCGGAAAACCGTACTGCCCGACACATGGGATTGAAATTACATCACAGACGGTTGAACAGATGGTTGACCGCCTGATGGAATATCCGGAGCGCACAAAAATGCAGCTGCTTGCTCCAGTTATTGAAGGGAAAAAAGGAACGCATGTAAAACTGCTTGAAGACTTGAAAAAACAAGGCTTTGTTCGTATCCGTGTAAACGGGGAACTGCGTGATCTCGATGACAATATCGAGCTCGATAAAAATAAAAAGCATACGATTGAAGTAGTCGTGGACCGTGTTGTCGTAAAAGAGGGTAATGAAACGCGTTTAAGCGATTCCCTTGAAGCAGCGCTCAGAATTGCGGATGGCCGCGTTCTAGTCGATGTCATCGATCATGAGGAGCTGTTATTCAGCGAGCATCATGCATGTCCGATTTGCGGCTTTTCAATCGGTGAACTTGAGCCGCGCATGTTTTCATTCAACAGTCCATTCGGAGCCTGCCCTACATGTGACGGGCTTGGAAGTAAGGCGAAGGCCGATATCGACCTGGTCATCCACAACTGGGATTTAACATTGCTTGAAAATGCGATTGCCCCATGGGAATCCGTATCGTCCAATTATTACCCGCAGCTGCTGGCATCTGTATGCAAGCATTACAATATACCGATGGATGTGCCGGTAAAAGAGATTCCTAAAGAGAAAATGGATAAAATTTTATACGGTTCAGGAAAAGAAAAGATTCTATTCGAATATACGAATGATTATGGCAGTGTGCATAAGAAGAATATTGAATTTGAAGGGGTCATCGCAAATATCGAGCGCCGCTTTACTGATTCCTCTTCGGATTATGTGCGTGAATCGATGCGAAAGTACATGACTGAACAGCCTTGTGCTACTTGTAAAGGGCACCGTCTGAAAAAAGAAACGCTGGCAGTGAAAATTAAAGACCAGAACATTTCGGAAGCGACACGCCACTCCATTCAGGAAATGTATGATTTCTTTAGTTCAATAGAGTTAACGGAGAAAGAACGCCAGATTGCGAAATTAATTATTCGTGAAGTTATTGAACGACTGAGGTTCCTATTGGATGTCGGTCTGAATTATTTAACGCTTGCACGATCTGCCGGAACATTATCCGGCGGGGAAGCACAGCGCATTCGACTGGCAACACAGATCGGTTCCCGCTTAACGGGTGTCCTTTATATTCTGGACGAGCCGTCAATCGGGCTGCACCAACGAGATAATGACCGGTTAATTAATACACTTGTCAATATGCGTGACCTCGGGAATACGCTAATTATCGTCGAACATGATGAAGATACGATGATGGCAGCGGACCACCTGATCGATATCGGACCGGGTGCCGGTGTGCACGGCGGTCAAGTTATTGCACAGGGGACGCCAAAGCAAGTAATGAAAAACAAAGAGTCGATTACCGGCCAATATTTAAGCGGGAAGAAATTCATTCCGCTGCCGCTGGAACGCCGTAAATCGGATGGCCGGAAAATAAAAATTAAAGGCGCTTCCGAAAATAACCTGAAAAGTGTCAGTGTCGATATTCCGTTAGGGCAGTTCATTGCCGTTACAGGTGTGTCGGGTTCCGGTAAATCGACATTGATAAATGAAATTTTATATAAGTCGCTTGCATCGAAACTGAACCGGGCAAAAGTGAAACCGGGCAAGCATAAAGCAATAGAAGGTTTGGAACAGCTGGAGAAAGTAATCGATGTGGATCAGTCGCCAATCGGCCGTACCCCGCGTTCTAATCCGGCAACATATATAGGGGTATTCGATGATATTCGCGATGTTTTTGCGATGACGAATGAAGCGAAAGTACGCGGCTACAAAAAAGGGCGTTTTTCATTCAACGTAAAAGGCGGACGTTGTGAAGCGTGCCGCGGGGATGGCATTATTAAAATCGAGATGCACTTCCTGCCGGATGTTTATGTGCCGTGTGAAGTTTGTCACGGGAAGCGTTATAACCGCGAAACACTGGAAGTAAAATATAAAGATAAAAATATTTCCGATATTTTGGAGATGACGGTGGAAGATGCGTTGGAGTTTTTCGGGAACTTGCCGAGAATCCAGCGTAAACTGCAAACGATTGTCGATGTCGGGCTAGGGTATGTGAAGCTTGGTCAGCCTGCGACAACATTATCCGGCGGGGAAGCACAACGAGTAAAACTGGCGTCGGAATTGCATCGTCGTTCAACCGGCAAATCATTTTATATTTTGGATGAGCCAACGACCGGTTTGCATGCGGATGATATTTCCCGTTTACTGCTTGTACTGCAGCGTTTAGTTGAAAACGGGGAGACCGTGCTTGTTATTGAGCATAATCTCGATGTGATCAAAACTGCCGACCATATTATTGATTTAGGTCCTGAAGGCGGCGAAGGCGGGGGTACCATATTAGCGACAGGTACGCCGGAGAAGATTGCCGAAGTAGAAGAAAGCTATACGGGACGCTACTTAAAACCGATTCTGGAACGTGACCGTGAGCGCATGGAATCAAGAATTAAAGAAGCGCAAAATAAATAG
- a CDS encoding DUF4097 family beta strand repeat-containing protein, giving the protein MQEERKRILKLVESGTITAEEAIVLLEKLSSEKESTPSQAAPVEQPVFEEKYEEEPLNAEPVFEEQKEKRKTTGFEDIFGKSFNDKEFNKKMDEFMGDIKQDLTQFSTRMTGLVGAALTKFKELDIDTPFGEKVEFTKTYAYPVADVKGVELEIANGKVDIVRATDDLVTVNVTGKTPLKGTEEETIAHTTENMSKLTNDKLFIQSTNKFAQVKVQVAIPEKHYDVIIAKLLTGSVSIEQVDAKLVKARTHNGVIRLENAIFDHAELQTSNGAVEARQIKGEDLEIGTANGRIYVDGELNEVEAESMNGHVVITTTSAEAHKIKARALAGSVEIYVPKTVALDGQVFSNFGKADIGLSDVHVTEEEEQFLSKSVRFTKELEGAKLLKLVGESRTGTVLVRYTLQ; this is encoded by the coding sequence ATGCAGGAAGAACGTAAGCGCATTTTAAAATTAGTTGAAAGCGGTACAATTACGGCAGAAGAGGCAATTGTATTACTGGAAAAATTGTCGTCGGAAAAGGAATCCACTCCATCACAAGCAGCACCAGTTGAGCAACCGGTTTTTGAGGAAAAGTACGAGGAAGAGCCCCTTAATGCAGAACCGGTTTTTGAAGAGCAAAAAGAAAAACGTAAAACAACGGGATTTGAAGATATTTTCGGCAAGTCATTTAACGATAAAGAATTCAATAAAAAAATGGACGAGTTCATGGGCGATATTAAGCAGGATTTAACGCAATTCAGCACACGCATGACAGGATTGGTCGGTGCGGCATTAACGAAGTTCAAAGAGCTTGATATTGATACACCGTTTGGGGAAAAAGTGGAATTCACTAAAACATATGCTTACCCTGTAGCGGATGTAAAAGGGGTAGAGCTGGAAATCGCCAATGGTAAAGTCGATATCGTACGAGCTACGGATGATTTAGTTACTGTCAATGTGACGGGGAAAACACCGTTAAAAGGTACAGAGGAAGAAACGATTGCGCACACAACGGAAAACATGTCCAAGCTGACAAATGACAAATTATTTATCCAGTCAACAAATAAATTTGCACAAGTGAAGGTACAAGTCGCTATTCCAGAAAAACATTATGATGTTATCATTGCAAAATTATTAACAGGCAGTGTTTCAATCGAACAGGTTGATGCAAAGCTAGTTAAAGCGCGTACACATAATGGGGTAATCCGTCTGGAAAATGCAATATTTGATCATGCGGAGCTGCAAACGAGCAATGGTGCCGTAGAAGCCCGTCAGATCAAAGGCGAAGATTTGGAAATCGGTACAGCAAATGGCCGCATATACGTTGACGGCGAATTAAATGAAGTCGAAGCCGAGTCAATGAATGGACATGTTGTCATTACAACAACGAGTGCGGAAGCGCATAAAATCAAGGCGCGAGCATTGGCAGGATCCGTTGAAATTTATGTTCCGAAAACAGTCGCTCTGGACGGCCAGGTTTTCTCGAACTTCGGAAAAGCAGACATCGGATTAAGTGATGTTCATGTTACAGAAGAAGAGGAGCAATTCCTGTCAAAATCAGTCCGCTTCACAAAAGAACTGGAAGGTGCGAAACTCCTGAAATTAGTAGGGGAATCTCGTACAGGTACAGTACTGGTACGTTATACACTGCAATAG
- the ftsE gene encoding cell division ATP-binding protein FtsE — MIEMNNVVKKYPNGVVAANGITVHIKKGEFVYIVGPSGAGKSTFIKLMYREEKPTSGDVIINGINLRTLKNNRVPHLRRHLGVVFQDFKLLPRLTVYENVAFAMEVIEEQPSVIRKRVMEVLELVGLKHKVRMLPNELSGGEQQRVAIARSIVNRPKVMIADEPTGNLDPETSWEIMNIFEEINRQGTTILMATHNREIVNTVRKRVIAIEGGMIVRDEYGGDYGYEN, encoded by the coding sequence ATGATTGAAATGAATAATGTAGTGAAGAAGTATCCTAATGGGGTCGTCGCCGCAAACGGGATTACGGTTCATATAAAAAAGGGTGAATTTGTATATATAGTTGGCCCTAGTGGGGCGGGTAAATCGACATTTATTAAGTTGATGTACCGTGAAGAAAAACCGACTTCCGGCGATGTCATCATTAATGGCATTAATTTGAGAACGCTCAAAAATAATCGCGTACCTCATTTACGCCGTCATCTTGGTGTCGTCTTCCAGGACTTTAAATTATTGCCGCGCTTAACAGTGTATGAAAATGTAGCGTTCGCGATGGAAGTAATTGAAGAACAGCCAAGTGTCATCCGTAAACGGGTAATGGAAGTACTCGAACTGGTCGGATTAAAGCATAAAGTGCGAATGCTGCCGAATGAGCTGTCAGGTGGAGAACAGCAGCGTGTTGCAATTGCCCGCTCGATTGTGAATCGTCCAAAAGTAATGATTGCGGATGAGCCTACAGGGAATTTAGACCCTGAAACTTCATGGGAAATCATGAATATTTTTGAGGAAATCAATCGCCAAGGTACAACGATTCTAATGGCAACACATAACCGTGAAATCGTAAATACTGTGCGTAAAAGAGTTATTGCTATTGAAGGCGGAATGATCGTCCGTGATGAGTACGGAGGTGACTACGGCTATGAAAACTAG